In Abyssisolibacter fermentans, the genomic stretch ATTGGAGATAAACACCCTAATCGCTTTTGAAATCTTTCCTCGTTATAGAATTTTATATACTTATGAATATCTTGAATTAGTTTATCCATAGATTCAAATTGCTTGCCATAGAACATTTCAGATTTTAGTATTCCAAAAAAACCTTCCATTGGACCATTATCTATACATTTACCAATTCTTGACATGCTTTGTGTCATTTCTGCAAAATCAATTTTGCTTTTAAAGACACTATTAGTGTACGAGAAACCTCTGTCACTAT encodes the following:
- a CDS encoding IS3 family transposase yields the protein SPILDLFDNSIIEYELSYRNTNQLVFKMFDRAVKNNPDAKPIFHSDRGFSYTNSVFKSKIDFAEMTQSMSRIGKCIDNGPMEGFFGILKSEMFYGKQFESMDKLIQDIHKYIKFYNEERFQKRLGCLSPIEYRTQAQCT